From the genome of Chanos chanos chromosome 5, fChaCha1.1, whole genome shotgun sequence, one region includes:
- the fcer1gl gene encoding Fc receptor, IgE, high affinity I, gamma polypeptide like gives MKGSVVFLVLFLNFGSAAATDDGKLCYILDAILVIYGVVLTVLYCRLRMRPQSGKEQQEKAEGIYQGLSPRPNETYETLQVKSKGAAV, from the exons atgaAAGGATCAGTGGTGTTTTTGGTTCTTTTCCTGAATTTTGGGAGTGCAG CGGCGACGGACGATGGGAAGCTTTGTTACATACTGGACGCGATTCTGGTCATCTATGGTGTGGTGTTGACTGTGCTGTACTGCAGACTGAGG ATGCGTCCACAATCTGGAAAAGAG CAACAGGAAAAAGCAGAAGGCATCTATCAG ggtttaAGTCCTCGACCTAACGAAACTTATGAGACTTTGCAGGTGAAGAGCAAAGGAGCAGCTGTGTGA
- the LOC115811356 gene encoding receptor-type tyrosine-protein phosphatase F-like — protein sequence MAFSAQADSLPSFIKIPEDQTGISGGVASFVCQAVGEPKPGITWMKKGKKVSSQRFEVIEFDDGSGSVLRIQPLRTHRDEAIYECTATNSIGEINTSAKLTVLEEDQIPHGFPTIDMGPQLKVVERLRTATMLCAASGDPDPEISWFKDFLPVDINGSNGRIKQLRSGALQIESSEESDQGKYECVAMNSVGTRYSAPANLYVRVRRVPPRFSVPPTNHEVMAGGSVNLTCMAVGAPMPYVKWMAGEVDLTKEDEMPIGHNVLELTDIRQSANYTCVAMSSLGVIESTAQVSVKGLPKPPTSLTVTETTATSVTLTWDSGSPGPVSYYVIQYRAKASDSGFQELDGVATTRYSIGGLSPYSEYEFRVVAVNNIGRGPPSNPVEAHTGEQAPSSPPILVRARMLSASTMLVQWEPPEEPNGQIRGYRIYYTSDLDAPLSAWQKHNTDDSLLTTISGLTPDITYSLRVLGFTSAGDGPPSDVLQVKTQQGVPAQPSSFKAEAVLDTQILLTWLWPVQDPISKYELMYWEANSDDKIHVTFAPAGSYVVEGLKPDTLYKFSLAARTEDGLGTYTQPIEARTAQSSVPRPSFQLIQQAPSPCPSGGFVADDRPMFL from the exons ATGGCGTTCTCTGCACAGGCAGACAGCTTGCCGAGTTTCATCAAAATTCCAGAAGACCAGACAGGGATTTCGGGAGGGGTTGCGTCATTTGTTTGCCAGGCAGTGGGTGAGCCCAAGCCAGGGATCACATGGatgaagaagggaaaaaaggtCAGCTCACAGCGCTTTGAGGTGATTGAGTTTGATGATGGCTCAGGCTCCGTGCTGCGCATCCAGCCGCTGAGAACACACAGGGATGAGGCAATCTACGAGTGCACAGCCACCAACAGCATAGGCGAGATCAATACCAGTGCCAAACTCACCGTGCTAGAAGAGGACCAGATTCCTCACGGCTTCCCTACCATTGACATGGGTCCCCAGCTGAAGGTCGTCGAGCGGCTTCGCACAGCCACGATGCTATGTGCCGCCAGCGGCGATCCGGACCCTGAAATCTCCTGGTTCAAGGATTTTCTGCCCGTGGACATCAACGGCAGCAACGGCCGCATCAAGCAGCTCCGTTCAGGCGCTCTACAGATCGAGAGCAGCGAAGAGTCGGACCAGGGgaagtatgagtgtgtggctATGAACAGTGTAGGAACACGTTACTCTGCTCCTGCCAACCTCTATGTACGAGTGCGGCGAGTCCCACCTCGTTTCTCTGTCCCTCCAACCAATCACGAGGTGATGGCAGGTGGCAGTGTTAACCTCACGTGTATGGCTGTGGGTGCTCCCATGCCATACGTAAAGTGGATGGCTGGTGAGGTGGACCTAACCAAAGAGGACGAGATGCCCATAGGCCATAACGTGCTGGAGCTAACCGACATCCGTCAGTCTGCCAACTACACCTGCGTGGCTATGTCCTCTCTGGGCGTAATCGAGTCTACAGCACAGGTCTCGGTCAAGG gtcTTCCAAAGCCCCCCACCTCGCTCACTGTGACCGAGACCACTGCCACTAGTGTTACTCTGACATGGGACTCAGGCAGCCCAGGGCCTGTTTCCTATTACGTGATCCAGTACCGCGCCAAGGCCTCGGACAGCGGCTTCCAAGAACTGGACGGCGTGGCCACCACCCGCTACAGCATCGGCGGCCTCAGCCCGTACTCCGAGTACGAGTTCCGCGTCGTTGCTGTCAACAACATCGGGCGCGGGCCCCCCAGCAACCCCGTGGAGGCACACACAGGGGAGCAGGCGCCGTCCTCGCCGCCGATTCTGGTCCGGGCGCGAATGCTTAGCGCCAGCACCATGCTAGTGCAGTGGGAGCCTCCGGAGGAACCCAACGGACAGATCAGGGGCTACCGCATCTACTACACGTCTGACCTGGACGCTCCGCTCAGCGCCTGGCAGAAGCACAACACGGACGACAGCCTGCTCACCACCATCTCGGGCCTGACCCCAGATATCACCTACAGCCTGCGTGTGCTGGGCTTCACCTCTGCGGGCGATGGACCACCTTCAGATGTGCTACAAGTGAAAACCCAACAAGGAG TCCCAGCCCAGCCATCCAGTTTCAAAGCTGAAGCTGTACTGGACACGCAGATCTTGCTGACTTGGCTCTGGCCAGTTCAGGATCCCATCAGCAAATATGAGCTAATGTACTGGGAGGCCAATTCAGACGACAAG atccaCGTCACCTTCGCCCCCGCTGGTTCCTATGTGGTAGAGGGCCTTAAGCCAGACACGCTGTATAAGTTCTCCTTGGCAGCACGCACTGAGGATGGGTTGGGCACGTACACGCAGCCTATTGAAGCCAGGACCGCTCAGTCGA GTGTGCCCCGTCCATCCTTCCAGCTCATCCAACAAGCCCCCTCCCCTTGCCCTAGTGGTGGCTTCGTGGCTGATGACCGTCCTAtgtttctgtga